The following is a genomic window from Nilaparvata lugens isolate BPH unplaced genomic scaffold, ASM1435652v1 scaffold5713, whole genome shotgun sequence.
TTtactttaaaattatatttttaatatgtgacaATTTCCCAttctagttataataatgtgaaaaatttcgcctatgtttagttttgaagcatctaaatttgaaaatctactttgtaaaaatacttgaggaatgaaaattttgtgaatttgagaactacaagacttaatctATCTCAGACTATGTTTtaactaaatttgggagaggaatagcacaaggttaccttactttttctttctctaccattttgataatgtacttattgtataaatgaataaagaatactaGAAGTGTAGTGAAGCTTAACAATCATGAATTGAATTTGACAGTAGCCTCACTAATATCCCGTTGGAACCTCATAAAACCACCTGAATTACTTCCAATTTATGTCCAAGAAAACGTTCAATCTATATTGTTCACTATGAATGTAGAAAAGCTCTAACAATCGTGaatctttattataattattaaagcTTTTAATCTCACAGTTTAtctcaatcattcataaattgaactTAACAGTACCGTAGCATTTTGTTGAGATTTCATGATTGAAACTCTCATAATTAACGTTGAGAGTTTTCTTGATTCAAGGGTGTATGCACCCTGAGAGCGACAAGGCGTTCCAAGTTTCAGCGGTCTTGGAAgggtatgaatatgaatatttatttatttattcattaattcatttatttatcattaagaatcaacttaaggacaatgaaacaaacaatacagtaaaaaaacttcttttcatcccaatttcataaaatagattgtccaaataaaggttatgtgcgactttccaattcttcactgaATATGGAtaactatattatcaataaaatatcaatatcatatcAATATCTTCTTCCTAAGATCGCTTTGACTACAGACCGCTCTCTGCATGTGTAGCACACTCTGTATTGAAGGTACAATTTCATGCTATAATGATATTTTGTTcatgatataaatatttatctatttagaTTTCACCCGAAGGAACACTTACAATAATCAATCTGGAACGTGAGGACACTGGAACCTACAAGTGTACAGCCAGCAACTATATTGGCATCATCACTGCTGTGGCTCAAGTGAGAGTCAATGGTGAGTCAACTGAAAAACTGTAATTTTTGTAAGATTTTATAgatcaatatataatatatagaaagtCAAATTAGTCATGTTTCAAGGATATGTTACTGAATTGTTGCTCTTGtttccaatattatatttcttgatcaaatttaatgaatacTGTGAATATAAAGGATTATTCTGAATGGAAGAATCGAAATAATGTGACTATAGGTCGAATGGAGAAGAAATTTTGAAGATTAATTttccaatatatatattttttttgaaaaagtatGTCAATTCAACAAACTTGTTAGCCTTAATACTAGTTgtaacattaattacaaataataatatcattcatgCCTTCCACATGTCAATACAACAGGATCGGAATCGTCTATTTCCAAAAGGTGAGAGCAATCCACATTTTTcagaacattatttttattgacatAATATATGTCACCCGAAATTTGTCAGTCTTTCATTTCTTGGATTTTTTTGgataatatttcaatcaataagaaaattatttctCATAATTATAACATAAGTATTCAATGCAAGGATTGGCATCCTAGAGTTAATTTCTTGTGGAAATGTTCTTGGTCTTTAGCACTAGAAAATAATGTTGCATCTACTGTGAATAGTAGAGAATTCTATGTTTATTCATACTTATATTATAGGTACATTCATGACATTGAGTAAAATATGTATTTACAGTAAGGAATTCATACATGATAAACTCATACATAATTTTGTATCCGTGTatactataggcctatatatctACAACATTATATCTATTTGGGTGAAATTCATATTGGATCATTGATGAATATTAAGAGTAGTAGGCTACTCTCatatgagttgaataaagaaagAATCATGTATATGTTATGACAACGATACATACTTTCTAGATTCTTACAATATGTATGACATGACTATACCATAATGTATCGTATTTCCCCAGTTCTTCCGACGTTCGTGACAACGCCAGAAAATCTGACAACGAAAAGTGAAGTTTGGCAAGACTGCGGTGCGTAGCAGAGGGTTCTCCAGCTCCTGTCATCACGTGTTCAAGGATGGCAACACTGTAACTCCAGCGACACGTTCTCAATACTTGAAGAGGTACATTTCTGATATTTCAGACTTTAAGTTGATATTTTCTCGATTTTTGGcaaattatatttccaattaCATCAAGCAAACTCGAATAACTCTATGATGGCATCAATCAagttcaatttaaattttattcagtcaaattcacattatttatagtcagaatcaataagaaaacaaaaacgcTCAgtaagatgaaaaataataaaaaaatattaataaaataactacTGGTATGCTTTATTAGAAAGAAATTgtgattggaataaaaatactacttgctgGAAGTTTACAATACTCCCTTTTTTCGAGGCAATGAAAAAACTAGGAGTGACTATTCGTAATGCCCGTAAGTCATAATTTAGAAAGTTCTGAGCTATGGGATAGCTCCACTATCAAATATGTATGCATCTATACAAAAAAGTTatcatataaattattgtaggTCAATAATCAATGATCTATAATTTTATTCGGTAAGGCAGTGGTTAACTACTCCAACCCCCAAAAACCATGGACTTGTTACCCTTGtaacaattaaaaatagaaaaatatcggCTTCTACCTTACGAGAAAAATATTGTCAGTAGGTACCGGTAGTTTTGTCCCGAGATTTGATGTCGACACAGGTTTCACTTTTtatccaaaaatattattatttttttccaataacagtataattgagtggaatattctaatcaatttattaatttaaaccatctaaattcaaatttatagtttcaatgttcattttggactaaaatttcataaattgtacacgtgaaattctcaCCTTAGATGAGTTTGTCATCAATGAATTTGGAGAATAATAGCATAAGGACTACCTATTATTTCATCTGCcattttattacattatagtCGCCCAAGCGAAAATGGGCCTCTCAAGGCCACTGCAATTTTGCACTGTTGTCCACCCCTCACTCGACATCTATATACATTGACTATATCTACACCCTGAACATGTCTCTTTCCTTCTTATACCCCTCCTCCTTTCCTCTTTTCCGTCACTAcctgtcacaaattcttttgacGCACGTCAGGTTCAAAAGTTCTATTGTGTTAAAACAATAACATCCCCCGTACCTCCTCCCCTCCGCCGCTATCTTCTTCAACAtcatgaatgaagaaaaatattgttataactCTTTCTTGAGTCATGACATCAAGAAATCCATTTTTATGATCGATTAGATTTTTTAAACTAATCATGAACTATTTATAGACGGAGCTATTACTTCATGAAGGTTACTgagattttataataatcaattagaaGTGGGGTGATgtgatgttatttattttattcatattcttgTATTTTCCATTTCactctgcatttttcaatttgcaatgtacaatacattacaatacATTTTGCAGAACTGTGAACTATATTGTCCTCGTCATAGTTTACATCCAGAGAAGACAAACATATTCCTCACACAAACAAAACTTCACtttcacaccctctctctcacacacattcactttctctcttactagccaccctTTGCACAAAGTGGCAACAGTGTTGGTAGAGAAGGGTGGTGGTGTCAAGGAAACTTCGACCTTAAGAGGCCCATTTTCGCTTGGGTGACTGTAGTGTCAtttaattgtaaataaataattataacattACAATACACAGGTTTTGAATTCACAGGCAGGCTCAACTCTCGAATCCGCAAACAACCAACcaaccaatcaatcaaacagTCGTTTGCATTTCCACGTCACCCTTGTAACTAAATCGTTGTTATCTTCTCAACAGGATCCACTCTGGAAATCCGCGACCTGAAAGAGTCAGACTCCGGGCTGTACACCTGCCTGGCGCAGAACCGGTGGGTTCGGCCGAGGCGAAGCGGACCTGCGCGTGAAAGCTTCGGCAGTCGACCGCCGCGCATCCTGCTGAGGCCCTACCCCGCTCGGCGCCCTAGGCACCAGCATTGAGCTGCCCTGTAATGCAGATGGTGACCCCGTGCCTGTCATCACCTGGCAAAGGGATGCGTCAAGCTGGTTCCGGATAAGACTCACAAGTCAgttccaatattatttattttcaacagtGATTTGCAGGTTATTGTTCTACTTATAagagcaaggaaaatttacagGTAATGCTCACTGAAATACCTCAATGATAAATGATTGGTGTGCGGCTGGTAATTTCAGCTTGAACGTTGACAAAACGGTTGACATGAATTTAGCTTTGATAGGAGTACAAcagatatttataaaatattaagatgCAAAAGAAAGCTGTTCGTGTTTTGATGGCTTGCGGCCATCCATTCATGTAGGcccatttttagaaaatacaggTTTCTCCGGTCCAGCATTGCACTTCCTTGAGACTGTAATTTTGTCTTCAGAAATTCAGAGAGATTTGAAGGAATGTAGTTGCCAGGCTATGCACAAGAGCAAAGAGTTCCTGTATATCAGTACCCCGCTCACAGACTGACACTTATGGAAAAGGACCAATTATTCGGGACTGAAGCTCTTCAATGTCTACCTGAAGAGATACGGTTATGTGGTAGTCATAGGCTTTTCTTGTCTTCAATTACTAATGTACTTGTGGAGGCGTGACCCTATAcaatggaggaatgttgtggtgcCTTCATACTTTGAGTTGATACAGATGCATACACTTTGCAcagaaaaatgttcatgacatgtttccacttgagctctgctcagatttgtggcttcacgtaacaaatgacaataataataataataaataacagaaATAACATCTATGAAATTTCTAGGAATGATGCTTGACACAATTTTAGCATAGGTTGAAGATGTTAAacacatttcaaaaataattaacaCGCTCTATCTTCTTCGGAGACTGAGCCAAATTGTAGATATCTCAGTATTAATGAATGAGTAATTTGCACTTATTCATAGCCATCTAATTTTATGGTATTCAACTATGGGGAATTCCTCATCATCTCATGTCTTGTTCAAGCTTCAAAAAGGCCTTGAGAATAATAGAGGAAGGCCACATCTCTCTCCTGCAGAGATTTATTTGTCCTATGGGACAGTTGACAGTGCCTCATGTATATACTGGCATGCCTACATCAATGgatatttgtatatctagagtgaaaagttcgactttttctccctgtgaaaaagtttgaagcccgagcaAGCCGAGGggaacaattttcctgagggagaaaagtatttttcactcgtgatgtacacaacattttttccttcatctactttttttatagaaactgccaataaatcattttaataactcacgtattggtgacaatgtttcctaacaacataacctaaaatctaaaacctaaaaccggccgtctgattggcactgccgattccactatctatcggctaaagttgtacaacatatatcagctgagcggctaccaaaatggctgactccagataccgcgtttcagatttgaattgcagatcaaaatataatttttgtggctggtattttgaatgataaaacattttaaaattgtataaatttttattgtctactaatattaagaatataatatcatacaaacataatttcatgagttgatcaaatttctggttgtggtattgaattcagttgactcaatgacagacaccctctcatgctttctcatctgagcttagaccttctaacctatatacaatgtgagtttttgatagagatgcttcccatgttatttaaatggagtcacttttcctccctagggagtttttctgttttcacaACCGAGGgcgaaaagtgacactttagtattatgtttcagggagtaaagtaagtactttagactaCTGGAGGAAAAAAGAATTAACAACGGCATCTATCTTCTTCGGAGACTGAGCCAATTGTAGATACCTCAGTATTAATGAATGTGTACTTTGCGCATATTCATAGCCATCTGGTTTATGGTATTCAACTAGGGGAAATTCCTCATCCTCCCATGTCTTGTTCAAGCATCAAAAAAGGCCTTGAGAATAATATGTAAGAAGGCCCATCTCTCTCCATGCAGAGATTTATTTGTAGTATGGGACTGTTGACAGTGCCATCATTGTATATACTGGCATGCCTAACATCaatggaatagttatttgtacgactttttctccctgtggggaaaagttgaagcccgaggcaaagccgagggcaacaattctcctgagggagaaaaagtatttttcactcttgatgtacacaacatttttcctccatctactttttttatagaaactgcaataaaatcattttaataacttacgtattggtgacaatgtttcctaacaacataacctaaaatctaaaacctaaaaccGGTCGGCTGATGGCACTGCCGATTCCACTACCTATCGGCAAAGTTGTAACAATATATCAGCTGAgcgctaccaaaaatggctgactccgaTAACgctttcagatttgaattgcagatcaaaatatttgttttggctggtattttgaatagaataaaatattttaaaattgtataaatttttatcatctactaaTATTCAGAATATACTGTCCATAGGcctacaaacatatattttatgagttgatcaaatttcttgttgtggtattgaattcagttgacatacacctctattacgctttctcatctgagcttagactttctaacctattacaatgtaagttttaaatAGAGAgtcttcccatgttatttaaatggagtcactttacTCCTAGGGAGTTTtgtgttttttactaccgagagcgaaaagtaacactttagtattatgtttcagggagtaacgTAAGTACTTTAGACGTAGTGGAGGAAAAAACTATTAGTGAATATGTGTTGAAACAGTAATGTACATAGTTATGGAAACTATGGAGTCAACTTTGTCAGTATGCAGGATCGCAAAAGAATTGGCAATACATGTCTATAAAACTTTTTAATGCTCTCCTAATGGATAAGAGTAATTGACATTGAGAGTTTTAACGGGTGTTAAAGATTTGCTCGTTGGAAATGATGATAAGGTACCTAGAtgagtttttcgaaattcaattttgaaagttattttgaaaatgtttgtttttttttcgacATGAGAGTGCTAGGCAAtgcatttgaaaataaaaatagattaaaatatgaaaataaatgtgATTTTACTGTTAGCTGATGTCGTTGTTATGACATctttatgtttttgacaataaattattcatttatctatatttatttattattttatagtgCTTTCTTTCTTGTTCTTGTACTTCTTGTCCTTGTCATTATCTTCTTGTtctgttcttctccttcttcgcctcctcatcctcttccccccctcctcctcctcctcctcctcctcctcctcctcctcttttgtCTCCTTTTCCTCGCTCTCCTTCCTTTTTTCATTCTCCTCCACTGCTTAcacttgttcttcttttttcttcttcttctttttcttcttcttcttcttcatcttttatcatctcatcatcatcatcatcatcatcatcatcatcaccacctCCGCAACCGATACTTTGCTCCAATAACTTAACAAATAACACAAGTTTTAAAGTAATAGTTTTTGTATGTCTCTCAATAGTATTTTTGAATCCAAGTTGTTAATAGTTTTTTTTCGGTTCGCAGAATTTCACCACTCGGTAGTTGAGAACTGTACAACATCTCTCTACAGATTCTGGTCTGTACAGCTGTATCGCTACTAACACTCTGGGAGAAGTCCGCCGATGGAACGCTATCAGTCGAAGGTGAGATGCATGCAAAGATCAGGATAATCGAAATAATCCTCACTTTATATCTACTTACTTTATGAAATATTTccttatttgtttatttatcgTGGACAAATCACAATCATataatatgattaggaaggaacaacaggcttggcccaaaactattccatcccaaattttgataaattaataaaagtccaagaataggttatgtttctactgtaaacgttcaagttcaattttcgtccaaaaatatatatgagatgcaattttaaatttagaaaatttaaaacaccaaattatagttaaatattacacttaattatcactgcaattgtattaattaagttattttatgaattttgaagccaaaatacacacaaattctcactaagaacagctgattctattaatcaatcaatgtattagtatacttattcctacataaaataatacatcagcacaatgtattatctattttataatcaaaatatttataatacatCTACATTATAAGTGTATTCTCCCTATTTACTTCAAACTTCTATGAGCTTATGTAATAACGTGAaactcccccccccccctacacacagatggatactgtagtctagtagggggattacaaaaataatgttgtatattgtattacatattcgtgtattatgtttttagaaataaattgaattgattagtTGATGGGTGTTCGCGGATTCGAGAGTTGAGCCTGTGATGTCAAAACCTGAGTATTGTACtgttataattcatttatttaaaatgtaatgacactaatgtaataacattgatagctaaaataataaggtagtccttgtgctattatTCTCCAAATTATAAGTGAAAAAgtcaagataaggttagaatttcacgtgtacaattttcatttgaattcagagaaataaaataccaaaaactatatttaaatataacacttaattatcacttcatatgaACCAATCAAGTTATCTATAAAATTTGAACCccaaaatacacacaacttctctcactaagcacagctgtAAATTTTATGCAGAGATCAAGTTCAACAACACGCAAGTGCAAGTCGAATTATGTAacagccgaaaaacaaaatctggaaagtgtCCATGGAGCACGTCTTGATGTGACTTGCATGTATATAGCTGCTTATACTGAACGCAATTAGCAAGTGCACCCTTAAGTGAGTGTTTATATTGGTCtatccagattttgtttctgatctgcacgcttggtcatgcataaccgAGCGTGCACTTTCACATAATACGCATCGAATGTGATCAAACCCTATATTTTCTGTAAGCTCTATACGCACCTTAATACATTCCAACTTGTTCTTCAAATTCCGAATAAACCACAGAGAAAATAGAGATAGAGAATATAGAAGACTAGccttcaggctcgcttcgctcgccatatccgtctagccagggatgcgccccctggacccccgactggatcgtcgtccaaaaatgagatcagcgggctcgcttcgctcgccttcattttcatttgagcagcatgcttcattccatcacaAAGTACTTTTCTCAGTTTCCTCAGTTTTCTCACTTTGacgtcaaagtactgagaaaacgcagaaaatcgGAGAAAAACTTtcgaaaaacgcagattttggcgTATCTTGATGAAATATGAAATCATCActaaatttttagaccctagctaaacctctttaccaatttgaacattttcagtCTATTACTTGACGAAAAACTGAGTAAACGCAAAAAAAACGCtcattttgggcgtatctttggcgttattgcaaattaattccttctaacacaacattattacaccctagctgagcttctgtactaaatttgaacaatttctgttcatttgttctcgataaatctgagaaaaagaaaaaaaatgctggaaaatgctaatttgggcgtatctttgacgttattgcaaattccttctaacaacacattattacaccccagctgag
Proteins encoded in this region:
- the LOC120356074 gene encoding leucine-rich repeat neuronal protein 1-like, giving the protein ISPEGTLTIINLEREDTGTYKCTASNYIGIITAVAQVRVNVLPTFVTTPENLTTKSEVWQDCGA